The bacterium nucleotide sequence ATAACCAGGAGATATTTTCCTCCCCGGAGCCTGCCAGCAACCACTTCGATGATCCCCTGGCTCCAGAGCATGCCTGTCTTGATGGCATCGGCACCGATATCATCCAGCACCGAATCCATCTGCTGCTGCACGACATTTTCCGGAACACCGAAAATGTGCTGTACCCCCAGGGTGTTTTGCGCTGTAAGTGCCGTGATCACCGAAAGGCCGAAAACTCCCATCAGGGCGAAGGTCTTCAGGTCTGCCTGGATACCTGCCCCGCCTCCTGAATCCGAACCGGCAATGGTGAGAGCCCGTGGCAGGGGAGGGGAGGGGGGGGCAGAGAATGAAGCTGGTGAATTCATGTTCATACTCAATTTCAGGCTGACCTCTGGGCGAGGATCTGGCGGATGTGCCGGATGGTCAGCCGGATGTTGGAAGTTTGATAAATCCCGGCGCTGACAGCTATCCGGCTGGCTCCGGCTGATACAACGGGAGGCAGGTTTTCCAGAGAAAGCCCGCCGATGACAAAAAAGGGAATCTTCAGGGTCTGGCGAAGCCGGGTAATATCCTCAAAGCTGATTCTGGGCGAAGTGTCCTTTTTGGTCACGGTCAGATAGCAGGGACCGTATCCAAGGTAGTCTGCTCCCGCCTGCTCCGCTTCGCATGCCTGCGCAAGAGTATGGGTGGATACGCCGATAATCTTGCGCGGTCCCAGGATTTTTCTGGCTTCTTCCAGGGGAATGTCATCCTGCCCAAGGTGCAGGCCATCGGCATCCAGGATTTGACAAAAATCCAGACGGTCATTCATGATCAGCATTATCCCTGCTTCCCTGGTCAACCGGCGGATTTGCTGACCGAGGTCAAGTATCTGGCGATCGGTTTTTCCTTTCAGCCGAAGTTGAAGAAGATCGATTCCCTGGCCTATGGACTCAATGACCTTATTCCAGGAGGTGCTGTCCTTTTCCAGGTCAGGAGGAGTTAATGCGTAGAGGAAGCAATCTTGAATTGTTTTTATGCCAGTCGGTTTCATACTTCTCAAAAGATGCTTTACGGCAGTGAAGGTTTTAAAAACTCTTTGACCACACTGATGGCGCAGAATTCTCCGCACATGGTGCAGGTGGCGTTTTCCCGGGGCGGGCTGGCCTGACGCAGCCTCTCGGCGGTCTTCGGGTAAATGGCAAGCCGGATCTGGGTCTCCCAGTCCTGGGATTTGCGTGCCCGTGACATCTGATTGTCCCATTCCAGGGCTCCCGGTATTTTCCTGGCAATATCAGCCGCGTGACCGGCAATGCGGGCGGCGATCACTCCATCCCGTACATCTTCCGGGGTCGGCAGCCGAAGGTGTTCCGAGGGAGTGACATAGCAGATGAAATCCGCCCCGGCACGGGCTGCTATGGCTGCTCCGATAGCCGAAGAAATATGGTCGTAGCCGCAGGCGATATCGGTCACCAGAGGACCCAGCACATAAAAGGGCGCATTCTTGCAGAGCCGCTTCTGGAGGACGATATTGGCCTCGATCTGATCCATGGGCACATGCCCCGGCCCCTCGATCATTACCTGGACATCCGCCTGCCAGGCCCGCTCGGCAAGCTCCCCCAGGGTTAAAAGCTCCTGGATCTGTGCCCGGTCCGTAGCATCTGTCAGGGCTCCCGGCCTGAGCCCGTCGCCAAGGCTCAGGACCAGATCGAAGCGTCTGGCCAGATCAAGAAGACGGTCGAAATGCTCATATAGCGGGTTTTCTTTCTGGTGATGGACCATCCAGGAAACCAGAAAAGCACCGCCCCGGCTGACGATGTCCATCAATCTTCCCTGTTTTTTCAGCCGCTGCACTGCTTCCATGGTTAACCCTGCATGAACGGTGACAAAATCCACCCCATCCGCGGCCTGCTCTTCGATGACCTGAAAGAGCTTTTCTTCGGACATCTTGACTACAGCCCCAAACTCTTCAATGGATTCGATGGTTGCCTGGTAGATCGGCACCGTTCCAATGGGCAGGGGAGAGTGTTGCAGGATTTTTCTTCGCACAAGATTGATATCACCGCCCGTGGAAAGATCCATGACCGCATCAGCCCCGGCCTCAATCGCGGCGCGCAGTTTTTCCATTTCCTGATCCGGGTCGGGCCGGTCTTTGGATGTTCCGATGTTGGCGTTGACTTTGGTGCGAAGCCCGCCGCCGATTCCGCAGAGCCGGGATTTGGGTCGGATGCGGTTGCAGGGGATAGCGATAACTCCCCGGCTGATGCCTTCCATAATGGTCTGGGGCGACACCTGCTCCTGTGCGGCTACCAGCTCCATTTCCGGAGTAAGGCAGCCGGATCGGGCCTGCTTCATTTGCGTGGTCAAAGCATAGGTCTCCTTATCGCGGATTGTTTTTAGCCACAAGCTCGGCTACTTTCAACCCCGAAAGCAGCATGCCGCCGAAGATCGGCCCCATTCGATGTGCTCCAAATACAGCATTGGCAGCCATACCAACCACATATACGCCGGGGTATACTTCCCTGGTATTCTTGAGAATACTCTTCTCACCAATATCGGCCCACATCGGCTTTTCACCCATAATCTCACCCGTTTCCGTCAATAGCCTTGCGCCGAATTTCTGGCGCAGAATCTTGACCAGCTCGGCTGCGTGGCCGGTAGCATCGATAATCGTTTCAGCCTTGATACTCAAAGGATCGATGTGCAGCCCGGCCATGTTGACTGCTGACCAGTTCAGCACCAGACCGATGACCCGCTCCTCCCGGACCATGACATCTTCAACCGAGATCAGATTGAAAACCTGAGCTCCCGCTTTGGTCGCATAAGAGGCCAGAGTAGTAACGGTCTGAATCGAGTCGGCTGTAAAGTAGCCGGTCTTATATTCACGGCTGGCAACACCGAGCTCATCCAGGATTTTTTTCCCTTCCTCCTGCACAACGATCTCGTTAAACATCATCCCGCCGCCCCACATGCCGCCGCCGACACTCAATCTTCTCTCAAAAACAGCTACTTTCAATCCCTTCCTGGCAATGGCATACGAGGCCATCAACCCTGCCGGGCCAGCCCCGACAATAGCTGCATCGATCTCTGAGTAGCTCATCAGCTTTTCGGAAAAACGCTCAATGATAGCTTTTGAAACAACAAGATCATCTAATTCCATATACTCTCCTGATACCCTCCTGCCTGAATAAAGCGCGTTAACTAAGAGATAACGCTCTTTCAGATTGTTTACCATGTAAAAGCAACGTCTTTTGCAGAAGATTGCTTATTTTATCCGGCAAACTTTTTATTCTATAGTAATTTGCAAAGAATATCAAATACTTTTTTGCTTGTCAATGACTTATCTTGTCAATGACTTATTTATGGTATCAGATGTTCCCCACGTTGAAAAAATAGGGAGCCGGTGAGAAAATAAGATGGAGAAAAGAGATTACCGTGGGTTTTCTTTCTTCTCTCTTCTTTCTTTTGTGCTGAGAATAGAGGGCTGGTTGATCTCCCGCCAGTACCTCATAAGAGAGTTACTCTACCCACGGTAACCGATGAAAGGGGGTGAATAATTGATGAGAACATCAATCATAGACCCAGCTATAATTATAGCAAAAGTAAAAGACCTTTGTCAGAGGTTAGAATTCCTTGGGATAAAAGTAGGAGATGCCAGAAAGCATCCCCGAATTTCTCCTGTCGATATTTTTAAATCACTTCTTTTGATACCTATCCTGAGACTCAAGAGCCTGAACCAGCTTGATAACAAGCTGCGACTGCCAGAAGCAAGAGATTCTGTGAGGATGATACTCAAGGCGGTAGTAAGATTTGCTCAGGCAAGAGGGTATCACAAGGTAACCTTATCCAGTGGCAG carries:
- a CDS encoding sulfide-dependent adenosine diphosphate thiazole synthase, which encodes MELDDLVVSKAIIERFSEKLMSYSEIDAAIVGAGPAGLMASYAIARKGLKVAVFERRLSVGGGMWGGGMMFNEIVVQEEGKKILDELGVASREYKTGYFTADSIQTVTTLASYATKAGAQVFNLISVEDVMVREERVIGLVLNWSAVNMAGLHIDPLSIKAETIIDATGHAAELVKILRQKFGARLLTETGEIMGEKPMWADIGEKSILKNTREVYPGVYVVGMAANAVFGAHRMGPIFGGMLLSGLKVAELVAKNNPR
- the thiE gene encoding thiamine phosphate synthase, with translation MKPTGIKTIQDCFLYALTPPDLEKDSTSWNKVIESIGQGIDLLQLRLKGKTDRQILDLGQQIRRLTREAGIMLIMNDRLDFCQILDADGLHLGQDDIPLEEARKILGPRKIIGVSTHTLAQACEAEQAGADYLGYGPCYLTVTKKDTSPRISFEDITRLRQTLKIPFFVIGGLSLENLPPVVSAGASRIAVSAGIYQTSNIRLTIRHIRQILAQRSA
- the thiC gene encoding phosphomethylpyrimidine synthase ThiC, which translates into the protein MKQARSGCLTPEMELVAAQEQVSPQTIMEGISRGVIAIPCNRIRPKSRLCGIGGGLRTKVNANIGTSKDRPDPDQEMEKLRAAIEAGADAVMDLSTGGDINLVRRKILQHSPLPIGTVPIYQATIESIEEFGAVVKMSEEKLFQVIEEQAADGVDFVTVHAGLTMEAVQRLKKQGRLMDIVSRGGAFLVSWMVHHQKENPLYEHFDRLLDLARRFDLVLSLGDGLRPGALTDATDRAQIQELLTLGELAERAWQADVQVMIEGPGHVPMDQIEANIVLQKRLCKNAPFYVLGPLVTDIACGYDHISSAIGAAIAARAGADFICYVTPSEHLRLPTPEDVRDGVIAARIAGHAADIARKIPGALEWDNQMSRARKSQDWETQIRLAIYPKTAERLRQASPPRENATCTMCGEFCAISVVKEFLKPSLP